Genomic DNA from Desulfonema ishimotonii:
ATGGTCACGCTCATCCCTCTGGGCGCCGCCTTCTGCGTGTGCCACTATATCCTGAACATCCGCTTTCTGCGCACCCTCGGCGTACTGACCGGCGGCATGACCAGTACCCCCGGCCTGGCGACCGCCGCCTCCGTCAGCCAGACCCAGTATCCGTCCACGGCCTATGCCACGGTCTATCCCGTGGCCCTCATCGGCATGATCCTGCTCACCAAGGTGCTGATTCACTGGCTCCCGTGACCCGCCGAAGCCCGCCCTGCGGCTCAGGCTTTCCGGGCGATGGGGCTTTGTCCCATTCCCGGCCAGATCCGCATGATGCCGAAAATCGCCCGCACCGTGACCCATAAGGTGGTGACCTCCCAGACATGGGTCAGGGCACCGGGCTGCCCCGCGTCGGTCAGCAGAATACCGGTCACGCCGGTTGCCGTGGCCGCGATCATCACATTGCGCAGAAAACGGTAATCCCCGGTTCCCCAGTGAATGCCGTCCGTGGCAAAGGCTAGGGCATTGACCGGCTGCATGAGGGCCGCCACCAGCCAGGCCGACCGGAAAAGGTCAGCCGCCGGGGGCGGCACCAGCAGGTGAATCATGCCCTCCCGGACAATCCCCATGAAGATGCCCAGCGCCAGTCCGAAGCCCATACTCCACAGACAGACCACCTTTGCCACCCGCCGGACCTGATCCGCCCTTCCCTGCCCCATGAAATAGGCCACCAGGCTCTGGCCGGTAATGGCAAAGGCATCCAGAAAGAGCGCCGTAAACATCCAGAACTGACGAATGGCCTGATGTGCCGCCCCCGCATCGGCCCCGATCTGCGTGGCCGACCGGGTGGTGAGCAACAGAAAGGCCGTCACCAGACCGGTGCGCACAAACAGATCCCCGCCGACCCGGAGGAGCCTGTACGCATCTGCGGCCCGGACCTGCTTCGGCATTCCCAGGCGCAGATATACCACCCGGACCGTCCATGCGGCCCCGGCCCACTGGCTGATGGTGCTGGCAAGGGCTGCGCCGAAAATGCCCAGGGCCGGAACCGGACCCCATCCGAAGATGAACAGGGCGTCCAGCAAAAGGTTGAGGACGTTAACCCCGACGGCCACCCACAGGGGCGTTCGCATGTCCTGAAGTCCCCGCAGCACACCAAAGGCCGCGATGCTGACCAGCACAGCCGGTGCCCCCAGAAGCCGGACCCGCATATACGCAACCGCGTGTTCACGCACGGCATCCGTGGCCCCCATCAGCGCGGCGGCCGGTGACATCAGGGGAAATCCTGCCACAATGAGCAGCCCCCCGAATATCAGCCCCAGGGCCAGGGCCAGTCCGCCGACTTCGACGGCCCTGCGTTTCTCTCCCCGGCCCTCGGCCCGGGCCACCTCGGTCTGGGTGCCGATGCCGAGGAAATTGAAGATCCAGAAGACACTTGAGAGTGTCATAGTGCCCACCCCGAGGGCGGCCAGGGGCGCTGTGCCCAGCCGCGCCACAAAGGCCGTATCCGCCAGCCCGGTCAGCGGCTCCGCAATCAGGGAAAAGAGGACCGGAAATGACATGGACATCAGTGTGGCGTGGGGCGCCGAGACAAACGGGTGATCGTCGGAAACAGAATTCAACAGACGTGTCCTTTCTCAGTAAACCGGTTATCCATTCGGAATTTGTAAATTACCCGCCCGATACCACAAAAAGGGTTGCATAAAAAATACAATTTGCGTAAACGTGTCTTCACAGGCAGGCCCGTGGGCCTGAAAAGTGAAATATTTCAATACATCTGGAGAAACAGGAATGCACTATGAAAATCCGGAGAGGATGATCAGGCCGCCGAGTGAGGCCCACAGCATTTTGCTTCAGGCGACCGTCGGATGCTCTCACAACAAATGCACATTCTGCGGCGCATACAAGGGCCTCCGGTTCAAAATCAAGCCGGAGGAGACGGTCATGGCGGATATCGCCTGGGCGGCGGAACACTTCCGCCATGTCCGGCGTCTGTTCATCTGCGACGGGGATGCCCTGATTATCCCCCAGAAGCGGCTGCTGAAAATCCTGACAGAGATTGAAAAGCAGCTCCCCTGGGTGACACGGGTCGGTGTTTACGCCAACACAAAGGGGATCGGCCTCAAGAGCGATGCGGAACTCCGGGAACTCCGGGACCACGGCCTGAAAATCGCCTATATGGGCCTTGAGTCGGGAGATGACGTCACCCTCGGCGCCGTCAGAAAAGGCGCGGATGCTGAAAAAATGATCCGCATGGGCCGAAAGATCCGGGCCGCAGGCGTCCGGCTCTCCGTCACCGTCCTGCTGGGGCTTGCCGGAAAAGAGCGCTCGCAGATTCATGCGGAGGAGACCGGCCGGGTACTGAGCGCCATTGATCCCGAATATGTGGGCGCGCTGAGCCTGATGCTGATTCCGGGAACACCGATGCACGACGACTGCGCTGCCGGGAAATTTGAACTGATCGATCCGGACGGGATGCTCATGGAACTGCGGACCATGATCGCCCATACGGACATGTCACAGGGGCTTTTCCACGCCAACCACGCCTCAAACTATCTTCCCATCAAAGCCAGACTTCCCAGAGACAAAGCAAAGACCCTTGACATGATCGACCAGGCCCTTGCCGGAAAGATCCGGTTGAAACCCGAATGGATGAGGGCACTGTAACAGATACCGTCAATCAGAATCCTCCCGTCTCATCGGTCGTAAACTGAGGCGTTCAGCCGTGTGCCCGCGCAATGACCGGACAGGCCGCTCCGGTTTCCGAAAATACTCACACAGGCAGACCGCCTTTCCACACTCACCCGCAACATGCGCTATTCCGAAGATATAAAAAAACATCCAATACAATTATAATAAGGAGAGTAAAATCATGGGCAACGATTTACCGGAATGCCGGGTAATAGACGATAATCTGTGCATCAACACCATCCGCACCCTTTCCATCGACGCGATTCAGGAAGCCAATTCCGGCCATCCGGGCGCGCCCATGGGGCTGGCCCCGGCCGCCTATACCCTGTGGACCCGTGTGATGAAGCACAACCCGAAAAATCCCGAATGGCCGGACCGGGACCGGTTTGTCCTGTCCGGGGGCCACGCCTCCATGCTGCTTTACAGCCTGCTGCATCTGACCGGGTATGACCTGAGCCTGGAGGATATTAAAAATTTCCGCCAGTGGGGCAGCAGAACCCCCGGCCATCCCGAATACGGCCACACCCCCGGCGTTGAAACCACCACCGGGCCGCTGGGCCAGGGGGTTGCCAATGCCGTGGGCATGGCAATGGCCGAACGCCACCTTGCCGAGCGCTTCAACCGTGAGGGGCATGAGATCGTGGACCACCACACCTATGTCATGTGCGGTGACGGCGATCTGATGGAGGGCATTTCCTATGAGGCCGCATCTGTCGCCGGGCATCTGGGTCTGGGCAAACTGATCTGCCTCTACGACGATAACAAAATCTCCATCGAGGGCCCCACCGACATCACGTTTACCGAGGATGTGGCAAAGCGTTTTGAGGCGTTCAACTGGCAGGTACTCCGGGTAGAGGACGGCAACGACGTGAACGCCATTCATGCGGCCCTCACCGCCGCAAAGGCCGAGACGGAAAAGCCCTCCGTCATCATGCTGCGGACCCATATCGCCTATGGCAGCCCCAACAAGCAGGATTCCTCAGATGCCCACGGCGCGCCTCTGGGCGAGGAAGAGGTGCGGCTGACCAAAAAGAATCTGGGATGTCCCGAAGATGAATGCTTCTGCGTGCCCGAAGACCCGCTGAACGTGTTCCGGGGATGTACGGACGCGGGTATCACGGCCCAGAAGGCGTGGATTGAGAAATTCGCAGCCTGGGCCAAGGCCTGGCCCGAACTGGCCGGGGAGTGGAACGATGCCATCAGCGGCACACTGCCCCTGGGCTGGGAGACGGTTCTGCCCGATTTTCAGGATGCGGAAGGCCCGGTGGCCACCCGTGGCGCATCCGGCCAGGTACTCAACGCCATTGCCGAAAAGATACCCACCCTCATGGGCGGCTCCGCCGATCTGGCCCCGTCCAACAAGACAATTATCAATTCCGCCGCCGACTTCCGGAAAGGCGACTACACCGGCCGGAATATCCGTTTCGGGGTCCGGGAACATGTCATGGGCGCAATTGTTTCGGGCATGGCCCTGCACAAAGGCATCCGGCCCTATTGCAGCACCTTCCTGGTCTTTGCCGACTACATGCGCTCCCCC
This window encodes:
- a CDS encoding radical SAM protein gives rise to the protein MHYENPERMIRPPSEAHSILLQATVGCSHNKCTFCGAYKGLRFKIKPEETVMADIAWAAEHFRHVRRLFICDGDALIIPQKRLLKILTEIEKQLPWVTRVGVYANTKGIGLKSDAELRELRDHGLKIAYMGLESGDDVTLGAVRKGADAEKMIRMGRKIRAAGVRLSVTVLLGLAGKERSQIHAEETGRVLSAIDPEYVGALSLMLIPGTPMHDDCAAGKFELIDPDGMLMELRTMIAHTDMSQGLFHANHASNYLPIKARLPRDKAKTLDMIDQALAGKIRLKPEWMRAL
- the tkt gene encoding transketolase; translation: MGNDLPECRVIDDNLCINTIRTLSIDAIQEANSGHPGAPMGLAPAAYTLWTRVMKHNPKNPEWPDRDRFVLSGGHASMLLYSLLHLTGYDLSLEDIKNFRQWGSRTPGHPEYGHTPGVETTTGPLGQGVANAVGMAMAERHLAERFNREGHEIVDHHTYVMCGDGDLMEGISYEAASVAGHLGLGKLICLYDDNKISIEGPTDITFTEDVAKRFEAFNWQVLRVEDGNDVNAIHAALTAAKAETEKPSVIMLRTHIAYGSPNKQDSSDAHGAPLGEEEVRLTKKNLGCPEDECFCVPEDPLNVFRGCTDAGITAQKAWIEKFAAWAKAWPELAGEWNDAISGTLPLGWETVLPDFQDAEGPVATRGASGQVLNAIAEKIPTLMGGSADLAPSNKTIINSAADFRKGDYTGRNIRFGVREHVMGAIVSGMALHKGIRPYCSTFLVFADYMRSPIRLAALMKLPVTYVFTHDSVAVGEDGPTHQPVEHIASLRAIPNLTVIRPADATETAQAWRMAMEATDAPTALILSRQKLPVLDRKAYTPADGLQNGAYILADCDGLPDIILIGTGAELHLAMSAREMLAEKEIKARVVSMPSWELFEKMEPAYKEMVLPSEVTARVAVEAGISMGWERYVGNSNAIIGIDRFGASAPGGTILKEFGFTAENVFQKALEILKK
- a CDS encoding MATE family efflux transporter yields the protein MNSVSDDHPFVSAPHATLMSMSFPVLFSLIAEPLTGLADTAFVARLGTAPLAALGVGTMTLSSVFWIFNFLGIGTQTEVARAEGRGEKRRAVEVGGLALALGLIFGGLLIVAGFPLMSPAAALMGATDAVREHAVAYMRVRLLGAPAVLVSIAAFGVLRGLQDMRTPLWVAVGVNVLNLLLDALFIFGWGPVPALGIFGAALASTISQWAGAAWTVRVVYLRLGMPKQVRAADAYRLLRVGGDLFVRTGLVTAFLLLTTRSATQIGADAGAAHQAIRQFWMFTALFLDAFAITGQSLVAYFMGQGRADQVRRVAKVVCLWSMGFGLALGIFMGIVREGMIHLLVPPPAADLFRSAWLVAALMQPVNALAFATDGIHWGTGDYRFLRNVMIAATATGVTGILLTDAGQPGALTHVWEVTTLWVTVRAIFGIMRIWPGMGQSPIARKA